The Juglans regia cultivar Chandler chromosome 1, Walnut 2.0, whole genome shotgun sequence nucleotide sequence ACCAGAGCTCTGCTTTTGTACTCCAACAAGATCTCGCCATTCTTCAAGATGCATAGAACGCGAACATGAAACCTTCCTTTGGAATTAATCTTAGAAATCTTGAAAGATTGGTTCACATCCTTTTCAAGTCCCTTAGGCACGTAGTTTCCTATGCTGAATTTCTTGTTCCAAGACTCCTTCACACCATACTCTCTCATTACCCAAATCTCCAATCTCCCATAGTTACAATAAACCGCAGCAGAAAGGCAACCTCCTAGAACCACCAGATGATACTTGCGCCTGTTTAAAGTATAGCAATCAGGTGTTAGGACTTCCTGGAATTGCTCTTCTGCTAAGTCAAACGAGATGATGCTGCGCCTTGGGCTGTATCTGCGAGGCCAAGTGACCCAATGAAGTCTTCCATTAACCAAGACTTGTGATGGAGACTGAAGAAGATGATAAGCAACCTTTCCCTTACTTCTCCAGTTTGAGCAACCCAAAGTGAAAATCTGAACATCGGACTTCATGTTAGCGAGTCTATAGGCACGCCGGTTACCACCTCTATCTGTATTCTTATAATAATAGACTATCCTAATCACCTTGTATTCCTTGGTCGTGGGGTGAAACCCGAATCCAAAAACTAACACTTGATTCAAGTATTGTATGGATTTAGGAAGCTTTTGGGAATTACTGGTGAAAGGGTTATATATGTAGAGTGCATCACTAAATAATGAATCAGATAAGCAGAGCAAACCGTTACATGAGCCTACCACATCAAACTCGGGCATCGCACTCCAGAAAGGCACACGAAGCTTTTTcaccttttccttcttttcGATGCAAGCTGGGAGCTCTACAAAGTAAAGATGGTTCTTGAGAGGATAATCGCAGTGGAAGATGAGGCATGGATTGTTCTCAGCCATGCGTGTACCGTGCATACTAACAAGATCAGGATCTCCTGCTAACTTGCTCCAACCTTTGCATACAGACTTGAATTGCACCAAGGATGACACAGGAAGCCCTGAAACTATATCGAGGATCAGTTCGTGTGGCAGACTTTCCATTCTGCTTGGTTGTGGTTCTCCTTCTacctttcttctctttctttcgcTCTCTTTCTCAAAATCTGAGTCCATGACTAGCTGAGGTTTTACGAAACAAAGGAAGACACACACAAGAGTAAAGTTCCCGAGGGAGGAAGAAGGCCTGCAAAAGGAGCCTGCCGATCAAAAATTGTAGTCTTTGATAAGatcaaattaatattcaaaGAGACGGAAACCACAAGGAAATTGTGGGAGAGCCAAAGTTGAAAAAAGGTTGGCTTTCGCTTTCCTTACAGTGAAAACGAAACAAAGTTCCCATGTCATCGAATTGGTGGCCTTACTGTCAGTGACCCACCAGTATGAAAGTCTTgaataacaacaaaaattgcTCTCTTTACCTCTACTTTGGCGAGTATTTTGTATAAGATAAAcgtattatttttcctttctttaaataTTGTATGTGTACCCAAGtgttcaaaatttctttacccTTTTTCTGAGTTACTTGGGTGCTTCTTCAATCCGGTGGGACGATCATCCTGATGAAAATTTTTCTAGCAGGGgtcccatatatataattatcacaaAAGACATTTTTGTTAAGAGAAAAGTCAATAAAGACAGTATGTGCAATGTACCGAGACACCAAACATGATCAAATGACAAGACAAATGAGGAGCATCTCTTGCAACATAGCCAACTATAACTACAGAAGAGCCCAAAAAGACCATGATGGCATCTCCCCCCCCTACActgatatttaataaaaatcctACTACAAGATGTCAAGAACCCAGTTAATTTAGGTTGTTAGGCAATGGGATGCTAAAATATTGACAGATTAAGAGAGCATGCTGGATAAAATTCCAGAGAATTCTGAGTGTATTTAAAGACCTTCGTCAATTTTAAGcatcattttgaaaacaaagcaTGTGACTTTAAGGTAGTGAAAAAAGGGGTTCATTATTTACTTCATGCAACAAAAGTTTTCTCCTTCAATCTCCAAAATAGTTCTTTAGATTCTCCAAGAAAGCAGGTACTTCCTAATTCCAGTGCATGATAGCAGATTTggtaatgaaatttttttaaaagttatttagcAGGAAATAGGATTTCACAGACTTTTACCTGATCAAGTTGCAAGTTAATTAATCCACATGGatactaattaaaaaatagaagtaTGAATCTGTCAAAATGGGAAAACCTGCTTTGCTGTTTTCACCTACTTATAGTCGACCTTTCCACATGCACTTGTTGGATTGTGCCATACAGAAAAGGAAAACTTGTCCAATTGGATTTGGACAAGTTTAGTTAGTAATTGTCATGTATACATTTTCACAGGTGACCTGTGCTAAGCTACCAACTCCCCTAGTTTTtcctgatattttttttttcttttcttttcttttggacaCCCATCTTCCCTAGTTTTTAAAACCAACCAAAGTAAAAGGCCACCATCCCACTAATCTCAAAAGTCAACAGTGCGTTCTGTACTTTGGTATGGcatctttttctttatattattttgtctcaGAAAAAGTATCATCTCATATTCACCAGCTTAGGGACTTAAAGCCAAATccagaataattatattatccttAACCTCTCACGACCTGTGATGGAGAATTTCAGGCGATGCAAgtttcatacatacatacatacatgcatacgtacatacatatatatatatatacacgcaatATTCCCCCAACAACATGGTTGCAAACTAAAGAGGCTCATCAGTTTTGTTATCAAATCAGCATAGAACACCACTACCTGAATCCAAGTTTTGGTATGACTCATGAGAATGTTATGTCAACGAGAATGCCTGTTGGGAGCTATGAGAAAAATTACCAGTTTGGATTGTAAATTAATGAGAATTCTATGATTTTTCTGCATCAAAATAAGTGTGTTAATAATTTAGGTACTTCaaagaatattaagaaaaaaaggggTTGAATTGCAGTAGCTATTCCTCAAGAAATTATCATCCTAATTACCAATAAATTTTCACAACCAGTATTCATCCTAAATCAGTTGAATCGTTTTTGTCATCTTAAATAGCTTACTGCTTCATGATCAAACAGAGGTTAAACCATAAAAAGGAGCAGTTTCCTTGGTTGCAAGTTTGCCATTTTATCTCACAAAGtgaataagataaaaattagaaaagcaACAAAAT carries:
- the LOC109012640 gene encoding F-box protein At3g07870-like, producing the protein MDSDFEKESERKRRKVEGEPQPSRMESLPHELILDIVSGLPVSSLVQFKSVCKGWSKLAGDPDLVSMHGTRMAENNPCLIFHCDYPLKNHLYFVELPACIEKKEKVKKLRVPFWSAMPEFDVVGSCNGLLCLSDSLFSDALYIYNPFTSNSQKLPKSIQYLNQVLVFGFGFHPTTKEYKVIRIVYYYKNTDRGGNRRAYRLANMKSDVQIFTLGCSNWRSKGKVAYHLLQSPSQVLVNGRLHWVTWPRRYSPRRSIISFDLAEEQFQEVLTPDCYTLNRRKYHLVVLGGCLSAAVYCNYGRLEIWVMREYGVKESWNKKFSIGNYVPKGLEKDVNQSFKISKINSKGRFHVRVLCILKNGEILLEYKSRALVSYDPISGKFKDLMYQAIPKWFQAVVHVGNLNWI